The Sediminitomix flava genome includes a window with the following:
- the ftsA gene encoding cell division protein FtsA, which yields MQDDKIVVGLDIGTTKICAIVSRVDTYGNLEILGSGVSSSEGVKEGSINNLTKTVSAIRQAVKKAEESSNISINVVNVGISGKHIRCFEQRGSYTRPHHDAIISVEDVERLFDDQLKTVTSPGTDILHVLPQYFSVDYENNVKDPVGMAGVKLEADFQLVTAEINEIKKIRNCLEQAGLEIEGLYLDPLVTGLATLNKEEKEAGVAVIDIGGGTTDIVVYYDGIVRHTAVIPFGGNIITSDIRHGCSVMPSHAETLKVKFGKALAETASDYEYISIPGFRNMETKEISLKNLSYIIEARVEEIFDLILMELENSGFKDKLSCGVVFTGGSALLKDICKLFSYRTGLDARIGYPNEYVGKTQDEIIKNPKYATCLGLVLAGFRSLDDRDEDRLEPQAVEEKQHHQEIPYVPMEEKSSIHIEKEERKGTIFDKILDKTKQFLKDDFDDKSNY from the coding sequence ATGCAAGATGACAAAATAGTTGTTGGGCTTGATATCGGTACAACTAAGATATGTGCTATTGTTAGCCGAGTAGATACTTATGGCAACCTAGAAATTCTAGGTTCAGGCGTTTCATCTTCGGAAGGGGTGAAGGAGGGTAGCATTAATAACCTAACAAAAACCGTATCGGCAATTCGACAAGCTGTAAAGAAAGCTGAAGAATCTTCAAACATTTCCATTAATGTGGTAAATGTTGGTATTTCTGGTAAACACATTCGTTGTTTTGAACAACGAGGTAGTTACACACGTCCTCATCATGATGCTATAATTTCAGTTGAAGATGTAGAGCGTTTGTTTGACGATCAGCTAAAAACTGTGACCTCTCCAGGTACAGATATCCTGCATGTCTTACCTCAGTATTTCTCTGTAGATTATGAAAATAATGTAAAAGATCCAGTTGGAATGGCAGGTGTAAAGCTTGAAGCAGATTTCCAATTAGTGACAGCTGAGATAAATGAGATAAAGAAGATCAGAAATTGTTTAGAACAAGCTGGTTTAGAAATCGAAGGTTTATACTTAGATCCTTTGGTTACAGGGCTTGCTACTTTGAACAAGGAAGAGAAAGAGGCTGGTGTTGCAGTTATAGATATTGGAGGAGGTACAACTGATATTGTAGTTTACTACGATGGTATTGTGAGACATACTGCAGTAATTCCTTTTGGAGGAAATATCATTACTTCAGATATCCGTCATGGATGTTCTGTGATGCCTTCACATGCTGAAACTCTTAAAGTGAAGTTTGGTAAGGCTTTAGCAGAAACTGCATCTGATTATGAATATATCTCTATTCCAGGTTTTAGAAATATGGAAACAAAAGAGATATCTCTTAAAAACCTTTCATATATCATAGAGGCAAGAGTTGAAGAAATCTTTGACTTGATTCTTATGGAACTTGAAAATTCAGGTTTCAAAGATAAGCTTTCTTGTGGTGTTGTGTTTACGGGAGGTAGTGCTCTTCTTAAAGATATTTGTAAGTTGTTCTCTTACAGAACTGGCTTGGATGCTCGTATTGGTTACCCTAATGAATATGTAGGGAAAACTCAAGACGAGATCATCAAAAATCCTAAATATGCTACTTGTTTAGGGCTTGTTCTTGCAGGGTTCAGGTCTTTGGATGATAGAGATGAAGATCGTTTAGAACCTCAAGCAGTTGAGGAGAAACAACATCATCAAGAAATTCCATATGTACCTATGGAGGAAAAATCTTCTATTCATATTGAAAAAGAAGAACGTAAGGGTACTATTTTTGATAAAATCCTAGATAAAACAAAGCAATTTCTTAAGGATGACTTTGATGATAAAAGTAATTATTAA
- the ftsZ gene encoding cell division protein FtsZ, whose protein sequence is MEATGYEFNIPQGGSDSKIIKVIGVGGGGGNAVKYMYEMGIHDVDFYIVNTDIQALNSSPIPNKVQIGTALTAGLGAGAKPVVGRNAAEESREELEKLLGDNTKMVFITAGMGGGTGTGAAPVIAEIAKSLDILTVGIVTMPFKFEGAPKQRRAQEGIDELRQYCDTVLVILNEKLHEVYGKTSFKEAFSHADNVLTIGAKSIAEIITVEGVINVDFEDVNTVMKDSGAAVMGSAVAEGENRAIRATQGAIASPLLNNTNIHNAKYVLLSLVVSDLDSFQMEELDEITEYIRSQSSQDTEVIFGVATDQSLGESICVTIIATGFPNRENPNDEEAVVEKKTIHEIDSSESFVRQSKESISSEQQAVKPVYKAPATPEPAPVEAKSTPEPSIQTSEPTENSEFIIHEVEKPSVPNFEEPKVNRRPEKKIFDINDEYPSDSLNENPVVNNARPSRLRVSQLKSISDMSPDEIRERQEEPAFRRKGVQLNESEGESNDPSRYQVKKDGIDGGNRFLHDNVD, encoded by the coding sequence ATGGAAGCAACGGGTTACGAGTTTAATATACCACAAGGCGGAAGCGATTCTAAAATTATAAAGGTAATAGGTGTAGGTGGTGGCGGTGGAAATGCCGTTAAATATATGTATGAAATGGGGATTCATGATGTAGACTTTTACATTGTGAATACTGATATTCAAGCATTGAATTCTAGCCCTATACCAAATAAAGTTCAGATAGGTACAGCTTTAACTGCTGGTTTAGGTGCAGGTGCAAAGCCTGTAGTTGGAAGAAATGCAGCTGAAGAAAGTAGAGAAGAACTTGAAAAGTTACTAGGTGATAACACTAAAATGGTGTTTATTACTGCTGGTATGGGTGGTGGAACTGGTACTGGTGCCGCTCCTGTCATTGCTGAAATAGCCAAAAGTCTAGATATACTTACTGTAGGTATTGTTACAATGCCTTTCAAATTTGAAGGTGCGCCTAAACAAAGACGCGCTCAAGAAGGTATTGATGAGCTTAGACAGTATTGTGATACCGTACTTGTGATTTTAAATGAGAAACTTCACGAAGTTTATGGAAAGACTTCATTCAAAGAAGCTTTCTCTCATGCAGATAATGTATTAACGATTGGAGCTAAATCAATTGCAGAAATTATTACTGTAGAAGGCGTTATCAATGTCGATTTTGAGGATGTTAATACAGTAATGAAAGACTCTGGTGCTGCGGTAATGGGCTCTGCTGTTGCTGAAGGTGAAAATAGAGCAATTCGTGCAACTCAAGGAGCAATTGCTTCTCCATTGTTGAATAACACAAATATTCATAATGCGAAATACGTATTATTGAGCCTTGTTGTAAGTGATCTTGACTCTTTCCAAATGGAAGAATTGGATGAGATTACTGAATATATCAGATCACAAAGTAGCCAAGATACGGAAGTGATTTTTGGTGTTGCAACAGATCAATCTTTGGGTGAGTCTATCTGCGTAACAATTATTGCAACTGGTTTTCCAAACAGAGAAAACCCGAACGATGAAGAAGCAGTAGTTGAAAAAAAGACTATTCATGAAATAGATAGTTCGGAGTCTTTTGTTCGTCAGTCAAAAGAGTCTATTTCATCTGAACAACAGGCAGTGAAACCTGTTTATAAAGCTCCTGCTACTCCTGAACCAGCTCCTGTAGAAGCTAAGTCTACGCCAGAACCTTCTATTCAAACTTCAGAACCTACTGAAAACAGTGAGTTCATTATTCATGAAGTAGAAAAACCTTCTGTGCCTAATTTTGAGGAACCAAAGGTAAATAGAAGACCAGAAAAGAAAATTTTCGATATCAACGATGAATATCCATCGGATTCATTGAACGAAAATCCTGTCGTAAATAATGCTCGACCTTCAAGATTGAGAGTATCTCAATTGAAGTCTATTTCTGATATGTCACCAGATGAAATTAGAGAGAGACAAGAGGAGCCTGCTTTTAGAAGAAAAGGAGTTCAGTTAAATGAATCTGAAGGAGAAAGTAATGATCCTTCAAGATATCAAGTTAAGAAAGACGGTATTGATGGAGGAAATAGATTTTTACATGATAATGTAGACTAA
- a CDS encoding 4-hydroxy-3-methylbut-2-enyl diphosphate reductase, which produces MEVVIDQKSGYCFGVEFAIQMAEEEMNESGSLYCLGDIVHNSMEVKRLHAKGLRVIDRDELATLKDCKVLIRAHGEPPATYKTAIENNIELIDASCPVVLKLQNRVKNAYDRAKEINGQMVIYGKDGHAEVIGLNGQTGNQAIIVTTIDDLEKVDFNRPIVLFSQTTKSTKGFYGLKEEIEKRLTQIHGEDATLELFDANDSICRQVSNREPQMVKFSSENDVIIFVSGKKSSNGKALYGVCLQNNPRSYFVENEDEIDPNWIKENDKIGICGATSTPMWLMEQVATYIRSL; this is translated from the coding sequence ATGGAAGTAGTTATTGACCAAAAATCTGGTTATTGTTTCGGAGTTGAGTTTGCCATTCAAATGGCTGAAGAAGAAATGAATGAATCTGGTAGTTTATACTGCTTAGGAGATATCGTTCATAATAGTATGGAAGTGAAAAGACTTCATGCAAAAGGATTACGTGTCATTGATAGAGATGAACTTGCTACACTTAAAGATTGTAAAGTTCTGATCAGAGCACACGGTGAACCACCTGCAACATACAAAACTGCGATTGAAAATAATATCGAGCTAATAGATGCTTCTTGCCCTGTGGTTTTGAAGCTACAAAATAGAGTAAAAAATGCTTATGATCGTGCTAAAGAAATAAATGGGCAAATGGTCATTTATGGAAAAGATGGTCATGCTGAAGTTATTGGTCTTAATGGGCAGACAGGTAATCAAGCGATTATTGTCACAACCATTGATGATCTTGAAAAAGTAGATTTCAACCGTCCTATCGTATTATTCAGCCAAACTACGAAAAGTACAAAAGGATTTTATGGACTTAAAGAGGAAATCGAAAAGAGATTAACTCAAATCCATGGTGAAGATGCTACTTTAGAGTTATTCGATGCCAATGACTCTATTTGCCGTCAAGTTTCTAATAGAGAGCCTCAGATGGTTAAATTCTCATCTGAAAATGATGTTATCATTTTTGTGAGTGGAAAGAAAAGTTCAAATGGTAAAGCACTTTATGGCGTTTGTCTTCAAAATAATCCTAGAAGTTATTTCGTGGAAAATGAAGATGAAATAGATCCTAATTGGATTAAAGAAAATGATAAAATTGGGATATGTGGAGCTACTTCTACCCCAATGTGGCTTATGGAACAAGTTGCTACCTACATTAGAAGCTTATAA
- the cmk gene encoding (d)CMP kinase, which translates to MKKIIVALDGHAGCGKSSTAKIVSKELGYVYIDTGAMYRAVTFHFLENKINLENLDDVESELAKITVGFDKNPETGAIEVTLNGERVEAHIRTMEVTNNVSNVSAIKSVRTFLVAEQQKMGIEKGIVMDGRDIGTVVFPTAELKVFMTADVEERARRRQIEMESKGLTASFEEIVENLKERDHIDSTREESPLRKADDALVLDTTNLKFDDQVKQIVDWANALIKNN; encoded by the coding sequence ATGAAGAAAATAATAGTTGCCTTAGATGGACATGCAGGTTGTGGGAAAAGCTCAACGGCAAAGATCGTTTCAAAAGAGTTAGGGTATGTGTATATAGATACTGGGGCGATGTATCGTGCTGTTACATTTCACTTCTTAGAAAACAAGATTAATCTTGAAAATTTAGATGATGTAGAAAGTGAATTAGCGAAAATCACTGTAGGTTTTGATAAAAATCCTGAGACGGGAGCAATTGAAGTTACTCTCAATGGAGAAAGAGTTGAAGCTCACATCCGTACAATGGAAGTCACAAATAATGTAAGTAATGTCAGTGCTATAAAATCTGTTCGTACATTCTTAGTTGCAGAACAGCAAAAAATGGGCATTGAAAAAGGCATTGTCATGGATGGTCGTGATATTGGAACTGTCGTTTTTCCTACTGCTGAACTCAAGGTTTTCATGACTGCAGATGTTGAGGAAAGAGCTAGAAGAAGACAAATAGAAATGGAATCTAAAGGACTTACGGCTTCTTTTGAAGAAATTGTAGAAAACCTTAAGGAAAGAGATCACATTGACTCTACAAGAGAGGAAAGTCCACTCAGAAAAGCTGATGATGCTTTAGTACTTGACACTACAAATCTCAAGTTTGATGATCAAGTAAAACAAATTGTTGATTGGGCAAATGCGCTTATTAAAAACAATTAA
- a CDS encoding DUF4251 domain-containing protein yields the protein MKKLYLIFSIACLLTFNIDSLLAQENISEVQELTKEEKKALKKEQKQKKKEERQKEKELRKSQESAIKNAEFELAKKSLEDTTFLLSADYLFTKRGRMIPVTERTNFIYVKDGEATLQLAFNGFMAPGPNGIGGITLEGRISDIKCTTTKNGSISYRFNVMGSGLMANVTVHLVSGSNVATATVNSNVSSGRIEFKGTLTPLDENAIYKGMRSF from the coding sequence ATGAAAAAACTATATTTAATATTCTCGATAGCATGTTTACTGACATTTAATATAGATTCATTATTAGCTCAAGAAAATATCAGCGAAGTACAAGAGTTGACAAAAGAGGAGAAAAAGGCATTAAAAAAGGAGCAGAAACAAAAGAAAAAAGAGGAACGTCAGAAAGAAAAAGAACTAAGGAAAAGTCAAGAAAGTGCAATTAAGAATGCAGAATTTGAATTGGCTAAAAAAAGCTTAGAAGATACAACATTTCTTTTGAGTGCTGATTATCTCTTTACTAAGAGAGGTAGAATGATTCCTGTGACAGAAAGGACAAATTTTATTTATGTAAAAGATGGTGAAGCCACTTTACAATTAGCATTTAATGGTTTTATGGCACCGGGTCCGAATGGTATAGGAGGTATTACGCTAGAAGGGAGAATATCTGATATAAAGTGTACCACAACAAAAAATGGCTCGATAAGCTATAGGTTTAATGTCATGGGATCGGGGCTTATGGCAAATGTAACGGTTCATCTAGTGTCAGGAAGTAATGTAGCAACAGCTACAGTGAACTCAAATGTGAGTAGTGGAAGGATAGAATTTAAGGGGACGCTCACTCCTTTAGATGAAAATGCAATCTATAAAGGCATGCGATCTTTCTAA
- the gap gene encoding type I glyceraldehyde-3-phosphate dehydrogenase, with product MSTIKVGINGFGRIGRLVFRAAQAKENIEVVGINDLLDVDYIAYMLKYDSVHGRFDGEVAVENGNLVVNGKTVRVTAERNPEDLKWDAIGAEYVLEATGIFLTEEGAQKHITAGAKKVVMSAPSKDHTPMFVYGVNHTELSADVNIVSNASCTTNCLAPITKVLNDNFGIAEGLMTTVHATTATQKTVDGPSMKDWRGGRAALSNIIPSSTGAAKAVGKVIPEMNGKLTGMAFRVPTADVSVVDLTCRLEKGASYEDIKAAMKKASETPVAEGGLQGVLGYTEDAVVSQDFVSDARTSIFDADAGIALNDNFVKVVSWYDNEWGYSNKCLELISYMASL from the coding sequence ATGTCAACAATTAAAGTTGGTATCAACGGATTCGGTAGAATCGGAAGACTAGTTTTCCGTGCAGCGCAAGCAAAAGAAAACATCGAAGTAGTAGGAATTAACGACCTTTTGGACGTTGATTACATCGCGTACATGTTGAAATATGATTCAGTACACGGTAGATTCGACGGTGAAGTAGCTGTTGAAAACGGAAACTTGGTTGTTAACGGTAAAACAGTTCGCGTTACTGCTGAAAGAAATCCTGAGGATTTGAAGTGGGATGCAATTGGTGCTGAATATGTACTTGAAGCTACTGGTATCTTCTTGACTGAAGAAGGTGCTCAAAAGCATATCACTGCTGGTGCGAAGAAAGTAGTTATGTCTGCTCCTTCTAAAGACCACACTCCAATGTTCGTTTACGGTGTAAACCACACTGAATTGTCAGCTGATGTAAACATCGTATCTAACGCATCATGTACTACTAACTGTCTTGCACCTATCACTAAGGTATTGAACGATAACTTCGGTATCGCAGAAGGTTTGATGACTACTGTACACGCTACAACTGCTACTCAAAAAACTGTTGATGGTCCTTCAATGAAAGACTGGAGAGGTGGTAGAGCTGCATTGTCTAACATTATCCCTTCTTCTACAGGTGCTGCTAAAGCAGTAGGTAAAGTTATTCCAGAAATGAACGGTAAATTGACTGGTATGGCTTTCCGTGTTCCTACAGCAGACGTTTCTGTAGTTGACTTGACTTGTCGTCTAGAGAAAGGTGCTTCTTACGAGGACATCAAAGCAGCTATGAAGAAAGCTTCTGAAACTCCAGTTGCAGAAGGTGGTCTTCAAGGCGTATTGGGTTACACTGAAGATGCAGTTGTATCTCAAGACTTCGTTTCTGATGCAAGAACTTCAATCTTCGACGCTGATGCTGGTATCGCATTGAATGACAACTTCGTGAAAGTTGTTTCTTGGTACGATAACGAGTGGGGTTACTCAAACAAATGTCTTGAGTTGATCTCTTACATGGCGTCTCTATAA
- a CDS encoding Crp/Fnr family transcriptional regulator yields MNSEIALKFRLHLEELISLTDDEFEDIYSYFNLKKLRKHQFLVQEGDSVNHEYWVVEGLLKTYAIEENGKEHILQFGAENWWVSDYEAFFQSEKATINIDCIENSILLGLSLNDRKSLCEKYPKMTIFLLRKSNLGYVALQKRLLSMMKDSVDKRYEDLISYNPDLFQRLPKTLIAAYLGVSRETLSRLGKR; encoded by the coding sequence ATGAATTCTGAAATAGCTTTAAAGTTTAGACTACATTTAGAGGAATTAATTTCTTTGACTGATGATGAGTTTGAAGATATTTATTCCTATTTCAACTTAAAGAAGTTAAGAAAGCATCAATTCTTAGTTCAAGAAGGCGATTCTGTAAATCACGAATACTGGGTAGTTGAAGGATTGCTTAAAACATATGCTATCGAGGAAAATGGCAAAGAACATATTCTTCAGTTTGGAGCAGAGAATTGGTGGGTTTCTGATTATGAAGCTTTTTTTCAGTCAGAAAAAGCGACTATCAATATTGATTGTATCGAAAATTCAATTCTTCTAGGTCTAAGCCTAAATGATCGGAAATCCCTTTGTGAGAAGTATCCTAAAATGACCATTTTTTTACTTCGTAAATCGAATCTTGGATATGTTGCTTTGCAGAAGCGATTACTTTCAATGATGAAAGATTCGGTAGATAAAAGGTATGAAGATCTGATTTCATATAACCCAGATTTATTTCAACGCTTACCAAAAACCTTGATAGCAGCTTATTTAGGGGTGTCTCGAGAAACACTAAGTCGATTAGGTAAACGATAG
- a CDS encoding type 1 glutamine amidotransferase domain-containing protein, with protein MKRILLFLSISLSFLAINSTFAQSEKAQKILFVLSSHSELGDTGKETGYYLSEAAHPYEVLHKAGYQIDFVSPKGGKAPVDGFDLDDKVNKAFWENEEIQKQLNNTLKPSQVKAKDYVAIHYVGGHGTMWDFPNNKKLAKIARDIYENEGVVSAVCHGPSGLLNIKLSNGEYLIEGKNVSVFTNEEEEAVKLTEVVPFSLEDEFIAKGAKVDKAENWASKVSVDGRLVTGQNPASAKEVGEAIITLLSEKVN; from the coding sequence ATGAAACGCATATTATTATTCTTAAGTATTAGCCTCTCTTTCTTAGCAATAAACTCAACTTTTGCTCAATCAGAAAAAGCTCAAAAAATCCTATTTGTACTTTCTAGTCACTCAGAATTAGGAGATACAGGGAAGGAAACTGGATATTATTTAAGTGAAGCAGCTCACCCATATGAAGTTCTTCATAAAGCAGGTTACCAAATTGATTTTGTAAGTCCAAAAGGTGGTAAAGCTCCTGTAGATGGATTTGACCTTGATGATAAAGTTAACAAAGCGTTTTGGGAGAATGAAGAAATCCAAAAGCAATTGAATAATACATTGAAGCCGTCTCAAGTAAAAGCTAAAGATTACGTAGCGATTCATTACGTAGGAGGTCATGGTACGATGTGGGATTTTCCTAACAATAAAAAATTAGCAAAAATTGCTCGCGATATTTATGAAAATGAAGGTGTTGTTAGTGCTGTTTGCCATGGCCCTTCAGGTTTACTAAATATCAAATTGAGTAATGGAGAATACTTGATTGAAGGAAAAAATGTTAGTGTCTTCACTAATGAAGAAGAAGAAGCTGTAAAACTAACAGAAGTAGTACCTTTTTCATTGGAAGATGAATTTATAGCTAAAGGAGCTAAAGTAGATAAAGCTGAAAACTGGGCTTCAAAAGTTTCTGTGGATGGTAGATTAGTGACGGGGCAGAATCCTGCTTCAGCAAAAGAGGTTGGAGAAGCGATCATAACTTTGCTTTCTGAAAAAGTAAACTAA
- a CDS encoding Na/Pi symporter: protein MSDSNELTNKIQKILVQAFKLVAVMFVFLVALNLMSSGFKLLGKDIATEMITLTSNPFVGLFIGLLATALVQSSSTTTSMIVAIVASGSLSLQNAVPMIMGANIGTSVTSTIVALGHLSDKSAFNKAIGAATVHDFFNLIVVLILFPLEVYFGVLSSVGAFASSIFYNEQTENTKMFSIMGVTVKPVVKYLSVMMSKNAYMIITVSTMTLFISLHQMTSLLKKQLVGKAQESIDSTLFGSPIKSLFWGTVITAGVQSSSVTTSLAVPLVAADKISLKKAFPFLMGANIGTTVTAMIAALSQNEAALAVAFCHLGFNLFGVLILFPFPKVRNIPIWCAETLGRASMKNRAIGLSYTLVVFFLLPFSLIYATTDLDSKKEKQDRKTQIVSPVAKR from the coding sequence ATGAGTGATTCGAATGAATTAACAAACAAAATCCAAAAGATTTTGGTACAAGCATTTAAGCTGGTAGCTGTAATGTTTGTGTTCTTGGTAGCGTTGAACCTTATGAGTTCAGGATTTAAGTTGCTTGGTAAAGATATTGCAACAGAAATGATCACGCTAACATCAAACCCGTTTGTTGGACTTTTCATTGGTCTTTTAGCAACAGCACTGGTTCAAAGTAGCTCTACAACTACGTCTATGATTGTAGCAATTGTTGCATCAGGTTCTTTGTCTTTACAAAATGCAGTTCCTATGATCATGGGGGCAAACATCGGAACTTCAGTGACAAGTACTATTGTAGCGTTAGGTCACCTTTCTGATAAAAGTGCATTTAATAAAGCTATCGGAGCAGCTACGGTTCATGATTTCTTTAACCTAATTGTCGTATTGATTCTATTTCCACTCGAAGTTTATTTTGGAGTACTTTCTTCTGTTGGGGCGTTTGCTTCAAGTATTTTCTATAACGAACAAACAGAAAATACCAAGATGTTTAGCATCATGGGAGTGACCGTTAAGCCCGTAGTGAAATATCTTTCAGTAATGATGTCTAAAAATGCTTATATGATTATTACAGTGTCTACAATGACATTGTTTATCTCATTGCATCAAATGACTTCATTATTGAAAAAACAATTGGTTGGCAAAGCACAAGAAAGTATTGATAGTACGTTATTCGGTTCTCCAATCAAATCATTGTTTTGGGGTACAGTAATTACTGCTGGTGTACAATCTAGTTCGGTAACTACATCACTTGCAGTTCCATTAGTTGCAGCTGATAAAATCTCATTAAAGAAAGCATTCCCATTTTTGATGGGAGCAAATATAGGAACCACAGTTACAGCTATGATCGCGGCATTATCACAAAATGAAGCTGCTCTTGCTGTAGCATTCTGTCACCTTGGTTTTAACCTTTTCGGGGTATTGATTCTTTTCCCTTTCCCAAAAGTGCGTAACATTCCAATCTGGTGTGCTGAAACTCTAGGACGTGCTTCTATGAAGAATAGAGCTATCGGACTTTCTTACACCTTAGTTGTTTTCTTCCTTTTACCTTTTTCATTGATCTATGCCACCACAGATCTTGATAGTAAAAAGGAAAAGCAAGATCGTAAAACGCAAATTGTGAGCCCTGTAGCTAAACGATAA
- a CDS encoding 3'-5' exonuclease: MNLKLRNPLAVFDLETTGLSTIKDRIVEISIVKIMPSGEKIIKTKRLNPTIPISAESSMIHGIYEEDIKDCPTFKQVAKEIAQFLEGADLCGFNVLRFDLPLLVEEFLRADVNFDPTSRKVVDAQKIFHMMEPRTLGAAYKFYCDKSLENAHSAEADTLATFEVLDAQVAKYEGVKMKNDKGEEYTPIENDIDSLHKLSSNNMIDYAGRMVYNKQGIAVFNFGKHKNKPVTEVLKREPAYYDWIMNNEFPLNTKQKLTEIKLKTMFS, from the coding sequence ATGAACTTAAAACTTAGAAATCCTTTGGCTGTCTTCGATTTAGAAACGACAGGACTTAGTACTATAAAAGATAGAATTGTAGAGATTTCTATCGTTAAGATTATGCCAAGTGGAGAGAAAATTATTAAAACCAAACGTCTTAATCCTACAATTCCGATCTCTGCTGAAAGTAGTATGATTCATGGAATTTATGAAGAAGACATTAAAGACTGTCCTACTTTTAAGCAAGTTGCTAAGGAGATTGCTCAATTCCTTGAAGGAGCCGACCTTTGTGGTTTTAATGTATTAAGATTTGACCTTCCATTACTTGTAGAAGAATTCTTAAGAGCCGATGTAAACTTTGATCCTACATCACGTAAAGTAGTAGACGCTCAGAAAATTTTCCATATGATGGAGCCTCGTACACTAGGCGCTGCTTATAAATTTTATTGTGATAAAAGTCTTGAAAACGCCCATTCAGCTGAAGCTGATACATTGGCTACTTTTGAGGTTCTTGATGCTCAAGTTGCCAAATATGAAGGCGTTAAGATGAAAAATGATAAAGGCGAAGAATATACTCCTATTGAAAACGATATTGACTCACTTCACAAGCTTTCATCAAACAACATGATTGACTATGCTGGTAGAATGGTCTATAACAAACAAGGGATTGCTGTTTTCAACTTTGGTAAACATAAGAACAAGCCAGTCACAGAAGTTCTAAAAAGAGAGCCAGCCTATTATGATTGGATTATGAATAATGAGTTTCCTCTTAATACAAAACAGAAGCTTACTGAAATCAAGCTAAAAACAATGTTTAGCTAA